The following proteins are co-located in the Triticum aestivum cultivar Chinese Spring chromosome 1A, IWGSC CS RefSeq v2.1, whole genome shotgun sequence genome:
- the LOC123138796 gene encoding E3 ubiquitin-protein ligase EL5, with protein sequence MSTPQSGSASPATTAAAAVETSKHWAPHGPMLTACLVSINVLMILLIFFYFWRFFSGKRGPSTPGGADEESSSTDSSPATSPRASRRLRDPDQPDIPSSLPVSVFDSSSEAAGKAAADCAVCIVEFRDGDLARLLPRCGHRFHAACVDAWLHLHSTCPLCRASVVAPAPAAAEPKNDPKDDGAECPV encoded by the coding sequence ATGTCAACGCCCCAGAGCGGCAGCGCGAGCCCAgcgaccacggcggcggcggcggtggagacgAGCAAACACTGGGCGCCGCACGGGCCGATGCTGACGGCCTGCCTCGTCAGCATCAACGTGCTAATgatcctcctcatcttcttctacTTCTGGCGGTTCTTCTCCGGGAAGCGAGGGCCGTCTACCCCCGGAGGTGCTGATGAGGAGTCGTCATCGACCGACTCGTCTCCGGCGACCTCGCCGAGAGCGTCCAGGCGCCTGCGCGACCCCGACCAGCCGGACATCCCGTCTTCCCTGCCCGTGTCCGTGTTCGACTCCAGCAGCGAGGCCGCCGGGAAGGCAGCGGCCGACTGCGCGGTGTGCATCGTGGAGTTCCGCGACGGCgacctggcgcgcctcctccctcgcTGCGGGCACCGGTTCCACGCCGCCTGCGTGGACGCGTGGCTGCATCTACACTCCACGTGCCCGCTCTGCCGCGCCAGCGTGGTCGCccctgctccggccgccgccgagcccAAGAACGACCCGAAAGACGACGGCGCAGAGTGCCCGGTGTGA